One stretch of Amycolatopsis tolypomycina DNA includes these proteins:
- a CDS encoding NUDIX domain-containing protein: MFSSPWFETRRDTALRPDGSTGNYDHVISTGSVTVVAVDEAGFVAVTRQWIYTHEGVQWRLPAGRIEPADQDAETAARRELQEEAGLSARTWQPLGVINCADSFTNHRDHAFFATGLTQGTPNLDPGESDLEIRRIPFDQALSLVVQGEMPHAGSSYALLMARTLGLG; encoded by the coding sequence GTGTTCAGTTCGCCGTGGTTCGAGACGCGCCGCGACACCGCGCTCCGCCCGGACGGCTCCACCGGGAACTACGACCACGTCATCTCCACCGGCTCGGTCACGGTGGTGGCCGTGGACGAAGCCGGCTTCGTGGCGGTGACGCGGCAGTGGATCTACACGCACGAAGGCGTCCAGTGGCGGCTGCCCGCCGGCCGGATCGAGCCCGCCGACCAGGACGCCGAGACCGCGGCCCGGCGCGAACTGCAGGAGGAGGCCGGGCTTTCCGCGCGGACGTGGCAGCCCCTGGGCGTGATCAATTGCGCCGACTCGTTCACCAATCACCGCGATCACGCCTTTTTCGCCACCGGGCTCACACAGGGCACTCCGAACCTCGACCCCGGCGAAAGCGATCTGGAGATCCGGCGGATTCCCTTCGACCAGGCCCTGTCGCTGGTCGTGCAGGGGGAAATGCCCCACGCCGGCAGTTCGTACGCGCTCCTCATGGCCCGGACTCTCGGACTCGGCTGA
- a CDS encoding toll/interleukin-1 receptor domain-containing protein: MGGPAAEPYDFCLSFATEQRPYVEEVAELLRKAGRTVFYDAYETAKLLGEDLYTHLDEIYNRGSRFCVLFASEAYVRKVWTRHERRSVQDRAMREAGAYLLPVRFDDTPVPGLRGTTGYVDARVTSPAELVRILLEKLAGEPQAATVSASILAVKADPHTDLEDLVRKALSHCRVSVAPELISARGSSVTAVVPEAVLSVAEVVVDVTATIADLARKGSVPALRIAVHRGQVPAGQPGESVDLTEAAEAAASAAVADVFDRVPEAGCVIVATQRVFDTVIRPGRGGCNPAQFSWTTTADGRGLYVKVPGFPQYGRPARPAGATPAGAAAPRTYHFGGPVTAGQIGDVNFFGSDDDRH; this comes from the coding sequence ATGGGTGGTCCCGCAGCCGAACCGTACGACTTCTGCCTGTCGTTCGCGACCGAGCAACGGCCTTATGTCGAAGAAGTCGCGGAGCTGTTGCGAAAGGCCGGGCGCACCGTGTTCTACGACGCCTACGAGACGGCGAAACTGCTCGGCGAGGATCTGTACACGCACCTCGACGAGATCTACAACCGCGGATCCCGCTTCTGCGTGTTGTTCGCTTCCGAGGCGTACGTGCGCAAGGTCTGGACCAGGCACGAGCGGCGGTCCGTGCAGGACAGGGCGATGCGCGAAGCCGGCGCGTACCTGCTGCCGGTGCGGTTCGACGACACCCCGGTGCCCGGGTTGCGCGGCACCACCGGGTACGTCGACGCGCGGGTCACGTCCCCGGCCGAGCTCGTGCGGATCCTCCTCGAAAAGCTGGCGGGGGAACCGCAGGCGGCCACTGTTTCCGCGTCGATTCTGGCCGTGAAGGCGGATCCGCACACTGACCTCGAAGATCTTGTACGGAAAGCGCTGTCACACTGCCGGGTTTCCGTGGCGCCGGAGCTGATTTCCGCCCGCGGTTCGTCGGTGACGGCGGTCGTTCCGGAAGCGGTGCTCTCGGTCGCCGAGGTGGTCGTGGATGTCACGGCCACGATCGCCGACCTCGCCCGGAAGGGGTCCGTGCCGGCACTCAGGATCGCCGTGCACCGCGGTCAGGTCCCGGCCGGGCAGCCGGGGGAATCCGTCGACCTCACGGAAGCGGCCGAGGCCGCGGCCTCCGCCGCCGTGGCGGACGTGTTCGACCGGGTACCGGAGGCCGGCTGCGTGATCGTGGCGACCCAGCGGGTGTTCGACACGGTGATCCGGCCGGGCCGCGGTGGGTGCAACCCCGCTCAGTTCTCCTGGACCACGACAGCCGACGGACGCGGCCTCTACGTCAAGGTACCGGGGTTTCCCCAGTACGGGCGGCCCGCGCGCCCGGCCGGGGCCACCCCGGCCGGGGCAGCCGCGCCGCGGACGTACCACTTCGGCGGACCGGTGACCGCCGGCCAGATCGGGGACGTCAACTTCTTCGGGAGCGACGATGACCGACACTGA
- a CDS encoding SPFH domain-containing protein — protein MTDRAPEPDDRPDTGGAGTAVQRLEVTRSSLRKNNPASSGHSAVVYVTKRGDYQVGAGRLTAGEVWLATPREMYLVDITPHEEVFELGLPSAEEAFTYTASVRVTWRISDPVAAVKAGKVEPREAIGRFLEEKLREVTRQFGVEDSANAERRIAHEFGDREVRMSDAVVVTRCTAVLDLDESTRKHIASRTEFARSSETERLSHEVRRLRAEHAREMQRLEQQHELELKQQRMKVYADAIREDDANVLALRLAGHKEDIQDVIGLLQEQKKLSLENAKGILQMALENKAVTLTELKPLLNDASRTMLGLPKNPGSPPRVTADATRADLHDDEADLHDDEDDEDEDDGGER, from the coding sequence GTGACCGATCGAGCTCCGGAACCGGATGACCGGCCGGACACCGGCGGCGCCGGCACAGCCGTGCAGCGGCTCGAGGTGACCCGCTCCAGCCTGCGCAAGAACAACCCCGCGTCGTCCGGCCACTCCGCGGTCGTCTACGTCACGAAGCGAGGCGACTACCAGGTCGGCGCCGGCCGGCTGACCGCCGGCGAAGTGTGGCTGGCCACTCCGCGCGAGATGTACCTCGTCGACATCACCCCGCACGAAGAGGTGTTCGAACTCGGCCTTCCGTCGGCCGAAGAAGCGTTCACCTACACCGCGAGCGTGCGCGTCACCTGGCGGATCAGCGACCCGGTCGCCGCGGTGAAGGCGGGCAAGGTCGAACCGCGGGAGGCGATCGGCCGGTTCCTGGAGGAAAAGCTGCGCGAAGTCACGCGTCAGTTCGGCGTGGAGGACAGCGCGAACGCCGAGCGCCGGATCGCGCACGAGTTCGGCGACCGCGAGGTGCGGATGTCCGACGCGGTGGTTGTCACGCGCTGCACCGCAGTCCTGGACCTGGACGAATCGACACGCAAGCACATCGCCAGCCGGACCGAGTTCGCGCGCAGTTCCGAGACCGAACGGCTCTCGCACGAGGTGCGCCGGCTGCGCGCGGAGCACGCGCGGGAAATGCAGCGGCTCGAGCAGCAGCACGAACTCGAGCTGAAGCAGCAGCGCATGAAGGTCTACGCCGACGCGATCCGCGAGGACGACGCGAACGTGCTGGCCCTGCGGCTGGCCGGGCACAAGGAGGACATCCAGGACGTCATCGGGCTGCTGCAGGAGCAGAAGAAGCTCAGTCTCGAAAACGCGAAGGGCATCCTCCAGATGGCGCTGGAGAACAAGGCGGTGACCCTGACCGAGCTCAAGCCGCTGCTGAACGACGCCAGCCGGACGATGCTCGGGCTGCCGAAGAACCCCGGCTCGCCGCCCCGGGTCACGGCGGACGCCACCCGCGCCGACCTGCACGACGACGAAGCCGACCTGCACGACGACGAAGACGACGAGGACGAGGACGATGGCGGCGAGCGGTGA
- a CDS encoding helix-turn-helix domain-containing protein: MTGSFGAHLRRTREQSGMSLGALATKINYSKSYLSKIENDLKPPTPDIARRCDAVFGTAGLLSSLVGQSEAEPGAESREDGFDASPELPLAGRAAHPAAIDEPVLEGLRAAFDQFRHLGTISTPGAVLGPVVAQLHVLRAAAHGQPEQVRRQVLLLASRAAEYVGWMSQEAGDEAAALWWTHRAVAIAEEAEDRHFAGYALVRQAEIAMYRQDPLTTIDLAMQAQAVRSAGTRIRGLAARCEAQGRALVGDADGYHRALERATNLLAERDPVVAGTPHLGSASVADEIALSHGWSLYDLGRQAEAAEVLDAHVTGIAAGARRARARFGARRVLAHAGSGEIEHALALAPAVLEDARYVDSATIRTDLRELAKVFARWHGHPGVRELRLELATLLRLKPRYTP; the protein is encoded by the coding sequence ATGACCGGCTCGTTCGGCGCGCACCTGCGACGGACCCGTGAACAGTCCGGAATGAGCCTGGGCGCACTCGCCACGAAGATCAATTACAGCAAAAGCTACCTGAGCAAGATCGAAAACGACCTGAAGCCGCCGACGCCGGACATCGCCCGGCGATGCGACGCCGTGTTCGGCACCGCCGGCCTGCTTTCTTCGCTTGTCGGGCAATCCGAAGCCGAGCCCGGCGCCGAAAGCCGGGAAGACGGATTCGACGCGTCACCGGAGCTTCCGCTGGCCGGGCGGGCCGCACACCCCGCCGCGATCGACGAGCCCGTGCTCGAGGGCCTGCGTGCGGCCTTCGACCAGTTCCGCCACCTCGGCACGATCAGCACCCCGGGCGCGGTGCTCGGGCCGGTGGTCGCGCAGCTGCACGTCCTGCGCGCCGCCGCGCACGGCCAACCGGAGCAGGTCCGCCGGCAGGTGCTCCTGCTGGCCTCCCGCGCCGCGGAGTACGTGGGCTGGATGAGCCAGGAGGCCGGCGACGAAGCGGCCGCCCTGTGGTGGACCCACCGCGCGGTCGCGATCGCCGAGGAAGCCGAAGACCGCCATTTCGCCGGCTACGCGCTGGTCCGCCAGGCCGAAATCGCGATGTACCGCCAGGATCCCCTGACCACGATCGACCTGGCGATGCAGGCACAGGCCGTGCGCAGCGCCGGGACGCGGATCCGCGGGCTCGCCGCGCGGTGCGAGGCGCAGGGGCGCGCCCTTGTCGGCGACGCCGACGGATACCACCGCGCCCTCGAACGCGCGACGAACCTGCTCGCCGAGCGGGATCCGGTCGTGGCCGGCACGCCACACCTGGGTTCTGCCAGCGTTGCCGACGAAATCGCGCTCAGCCACGGCTGGTCCCTGTACGACCTCGGACGTCAGGCCGAGGCGGCCGAAGTGCTCGACGCCCACGTCACCGGGATCGCGGCGGGCGCGCGCCGCGCACGGGCCCGGTTCGGGGCCCGGCGCGTGCTCGCGCACGCGGGCAGCGGGGAAATCGAGCACGCCTTGGCACTGGCACCGGCCGTGCTGGAAGACGCGCGGTACGTCGACTCCGCGACGATCCGGACCGACCTGCGCGAGCTGGCGAAGGTCTTCGCCCGGTGGCACGGGCATCCCGGAGTGCGCGAGCTGCGGCTCGAACTGGCCACCCTGCTCCGGTTGAAGCCCCGCTACACCCCTTGA
- a CDS encoding PA14 domain-containing protein: MLRLSRPVQLVRWVRAVVLALTMTLVVGSAEAVAAPPSALKPIDPRDVGLLSSAAPAPVVPQAPSKADFAAQSRLDGGAGTHFDPQRSTPVSRSMFVTEYVNADGTHSVRQSNQPQNVQDEHGQWQPVQTTLATDTATKRADADHHPLSPSMATKANDAAVLQVESGGHAASLALDQAAPVTAAVKGDSVTYPEVAAGTDLDYEVTPGAVKETIKLKRPPADGRSSWKFKLTTGDLTPKLERSGAVTLADKSGAAKIVLPPIETWDSAGNDETAPAMTGGTYTLDKAGADWWLTVAVDPNWLRDPKRVYPVFVDPTFTYGVTESHSYRSDGTNCDACGLRIGNSQAKGDTYNRSVFHMDYSPLFGKTVVGARMDLTRNTSVVGSLKTWNANLYHASAFNYNGVGGYMTSALVGDVGSFVGEGMTGFIRDRVNARDGSVFFMMIGAENPGTWTYKNLNATLTVDTGSPAPATTLVGPADGAVTTSLTPTLAVNPVTDPDGEQVKYCFRIATGADAKSGVVVESGCLTTPTWTVPAGILQDGVAYTWQAMTYSGTTTITPTWVGHFKIDQRIGDHGPSPTDDAGPVTVNLANGNVSTAEQTPTFTTVGGNAGLSFTYNSQQVENKGLKASYFVDLSHNGIISDAQQPVLVRTEPQVNVDWGTDSPFAPALPADWFVARWEGFFQAPVTGTYQFAGVHDDGATVWINGGKVYEVNTASDLNWTQATNVSLTAGQRVPIKVENAEATSAAKMRLFVRTTDNTTVAPQIVPADWLFTSDLPVLPQGWTLSADLDGDGSSYTEAKVTDQNIVITDATGAKHTWTKKSTGGYTSPSNEDGVLAVDTAGKVTLTDGGQVFAFRADGKLESQTATTDSRKPAALQYIYDGNPSRLREIKDPVSQRSHVLHYNRSGDDCYGGATPPAGAASLPPSQMLCRITYWDGSETRLWYVGTGQLGRIEDPGAEISDYGYNAQGLLAGTRGSLANDWIAADSANRKSYEGDLTNLITYDTGAKPKVTTVASSVPSIGQARPSRSYRYDPANRQTFTDVAGITPPSGFFSKVTYDDADRTLSVTDSAGKTSAQEWNQKDLQVSVTDAAGRKTTTVYDYADRPVDTYGPAPASCFNGQLPSVCPGGMGHAHNGYDEGINSLSVAWYDNDQLTGAPKTYTTGLGTADGTLVKNWGTAAPAANIPADHFALRATGDIAFPTAGDYTLRLLADDGVRVWIDDQLIIDDWRNTTPAWRQGVVHSDSAGQTKRIRIDYYEFDQTAQLELHWTTPSGTQQPVPGSQLLPRYGLKTSTSSAESDGVQDKSGATKYGEDGLDPIYGLASSSRANPSGLNLSGGASYEVPGAGYLRKVGKTMPTGAKTTYTYYGDTETRINPCQPGIPAINQGGMPKLTTAPTPAAGPARVDEQVYDASGRVVAEATGGPWTCTSYDARDRPLEEKVPAGQDAPARIVSHDYAVGGDPLTTSVSDDKGVITTTTDFLGRVTGYTDVNGVRTTTAYDRVGRVSSSTVTPPNQADAAHTITPAYDDAGLVVTQKLDGQVLATAGYDSAGELSTVTYGNGSALASVTKDNGARVLGLGWRTGDGRDVVSQVGRTAGGTIIDESLAGSDARPNAPNYLYDGVGRLTEAYVPGHHYTYDYTAAASASCPTGTQANARLNTNRVRLVDETSTGSAETRYCYDAADRLIATEGATALGSFGYDADGNTTGWKAADGSTTSLTWDGSDRNIGVKTVGPNAALNADISYVRDATSRIVRRDPRDCDNNTVVRFGYTGDGDTADLTMNADGRLTSLSLTLPGGVLYVSKVGSDGAFTPTYDHPSVRGDLVLTTDAAGRQAGGLRTFDPYGQPLDAAGGVDTQNVPDNSPGAMDYGWLGQYQRPYEHTGALSLVQMGARPYSPLLGRFLSVDPVDGGSANDYDYVVGDPINAQDLDGKMWGWLKAAVSVVTKVAEVASFIPGPIGAVASAVASAGNFAQGNVAAGISYALGAVTWGVTRYTRLVGNIVAKTRTMGFMSRRFGSSSAMPNEIRNAYRGAGHSGTWNKRTAKVFRIGWSVGKHPKNSTFRVGLPFLSKRFRHYHIMKGPRRY; this comes from the coding sequence GTGCTGCGCTTGTCGCGTCCTGTCCAACTGGTCCGCTGGGTCCGAGCGGTCGTGCTCGCTCTGACGATGACCCTTGTCGTCGGCAGCGCCGAAGCCGTCGCGGCGCCGCCATCCGCGCTGAAGCCGATCGATCCTCGCGACGTCGGGTTGTTGTCTTCGGCCGCGCCGGCGCCCGTCGTGCCGCAGGCGCCGTCGAAGGCGGATTTCGCAGCTCAGAGCCGGTTGGACGGTGGCGCCGGAACGCACTTCGATCCGCAGCGGTCGACACCGGTGTCGCGATCGATGTTCGTCACCGAATACGTCAATGCCGACGGCACGCACTCGGTGCGGCAGTCGAACCAGCCGCAGAACGTCCAAGACGAGCACGGCCAGTGGCAGCCGGTCCAGACGACCCTGGCCACCGACACGGCGACCAAGCGAGCCGACGCCGACCACCACCCGCTCAGCCCGTCCATGGCCACCAAGGCCAATGACGCCGCAGTGTTGCAGGTCGAGTCCGGCGGCCACGCCGCCAGCCTGGCGCTCGACCAGGCCGCACCGGTGACGGCTGCAGTGAAGGGTGATTCGGTCACTTACCCGGAGGTCGCCGCAGGCACGGACCTGGACTACGAAGTCACCCCGGGTGCGGTGAAGGAAACCATCAAGCTCAAGCGCCCGCCAGCCGACGGCCGCTCGTCGTGGAAGTTCAAGCTCACCACCGGTGACCTGACGCCGAAGCTGGAGCGCAGCGGCGCCGTCACCCTCGCCGACAAGAGCGGCGCGGCGAAGATCGTGCTGCCGCCGATCGAGACCTGGGACTCCGCGGGCAATGACGAGACCGCGCCAGCGATGACGGGCGGAACTTACACTCTGGACAAGGCTGGCGCGGACTGGTGGCTGACTGTCGCGGTTGACCCGAACTGGCTGCGCGACCCCAAGCGCGTCTACCCGGTGTTCGTCGACCCGACCTTCACCTACGGCGTCACCGAGTCGCACTCCTACCGCTCCGACGGCACCAACTGCGACGCCTGTGGTCTGCGGATCGGCAACAGCCAGGCCAAGGGCGACACCTACAACCGCAGCGTCTTCCACATGGACTACTCGCCGCTGTTCGGTAAGACCGTGGTCGGCGCGCGGATGGACCTCACGCGCAACACCAGCGTCGTCGGTTCGCTGAAGACGTGGAACGCGAACTTGTACCACGCGTCGGCGTTCAACTACAACGGCGTTGGCGGCTACATGACCAGCGCCCTGGTCGGTGACGTTGGCAGCTTCGTCGGCGAGGGCATGACCGGGTTCATTCGCGACCGCGTCAACGCCCGCGACGGCTCGGTGTTCTTCATGATGATCGGCGCCGAGAACCCCGGGACGTGGACGTACAAGAACCTCAACGCCACCCTCACTGTGGACACCGGCTCGCCGGCGCCGGCGACCACGCTGGTCGGCCCCGCCGATGGCGCGGTGACGACGTCGCTGACCCCGACGCTGGCGGTCAACCCGGTCACCGACCCGGACGGCGAGCAGGTCAAGTACTGCTTCCGCATCGCCACCGGCGCCGACGCGAAGTCCGGCGTCGTGGTCGAGTCCGGCTGCCTGACCACGCCGACCTGGACGGTCCCGGCCGGGATCCTGCAGGACGGCGTCGCCTACACCTGGCAGGCGATGACCTACAGCGGCACGACAACGATCACACCGACGTGGGTCGGGCACTTCAAGATCGACCAGCGCATCGGCGACCACGGCCCCTCACCGACCGACGACGCCGGTCCGGTCACGGTCAACCTGGCCAACGGCAACGTGTCGACCGCCGAGCAGACCCCGACGTTCACCACCGTCGGCGGCAACGCCGGACTGTCGTTCACCTACAACTCGCAGCAGGTCGAGAACAAGGGCCTCAAGGCGTCCTACTTCGTCGACCTTTCCCACAACGGCATCATCAGCGACGCCCAGCAGCCGGTCCTGGTGCGCACCGAACCGCAGGTCAACGTCGACTGGGGCACCGACTCCCCGTTCGCGCCCGCGCTGCCGGCCGACTGGTTCGTCGCCCGTTGGGAAGGCTTCTTCCAAGCCCCCGTCACCGGGACCTACCAGTTCGCCGGTGTCCACGACGACGGCGCCACCGTGTGGATCAACGGCGGCAAGGTCTACGAGGTCAACACCGCGAGCGACCTGAACTGGACGCAGGCCACCAACGTCTCGCTCACCGCGGGTCAGCGGGTGCCGATCAAGGTGGAGAACGCCGAAGCTACCAGTGCGGCGAAGATGCGGCTGTTCGTCCGGACCACCGACAACACCACCGTCGCCCCGCAGATCGTACCCGCCGACTGGCTGTTCACCAGTGATCTGCCGGTCCTGCCGCAGGGCTGGACCCTCTCGGCCGACCTCGACGGCGACGGCTCGAGCTACACCGAAGCCAAGGTCACCGACCAGAACATCGTCATCACCGACGCCACCGGCGCCAAGCACACCTGGACCAAGAAGAGCACCGGCGGCTACACCTCGCCGTCGAACGAAGACGGTGTCCTCGCGGTGGACACGGCCGGTAAGGTGACGCTCACCGACGGCGGCCAGGTCTTCGCCTTCCGGGCCGACGGGAAGCTCGAAAGCCAGACCGCCACCACGGACTCGCGGAAGCCTGCGGCGCTCCAGTACATCTACGACGGCAACCCGTCGCGGTTGCGGGAGATCAAAGACCCGGTTTCGCAGCGGTCCCACGTCCTGCACTACAACCGCTCCGGCGACGACTGCTATGGCGGCGCCACCCCGCCGGCGGGAGCCGCGAGCCTCCCGCCGTCGCAGATGCTCTGCCGGATCACCTACTGGGACGGCTCCGAGACGAGGCTGTGGTACGTCGGAACCGGCCAGCTCGGCCGGATCGAGGACCCAGGTGCGGAGATCAGCGACTACGGCTACAACGCGCAGGGCTTGCTTGCCGGAACGCGGGGAAGCCTGGCCAACGACTGGATCGCCGCGGACAGTGCCAATCGCAAGTCGTACGAAGGCGACCTGACCAACCTGATCACCTACGACACCGGCGCCAAGCCGAAGGTGACGACGGTGGCCTCGTCGGTGCCGTCGATCGGTCAGGCTCGTCCCAGCCGGTCGTACCGGTACGACCCAGCCAACCGTCAGACCTTCACCGACGTCGCGGGCATCACGCCGCCATCCGGGTTCTTCTCGAAGGTCACCTATGACGATGCGGATCGTACGCTTTCGGTGACCGACAGCGCCGGCAAGACGTCGGCACAAGAGTGGAACCAGAAGGATCTGCAGGTTTCGGTAACCGATGCCGCCGGACGCAAAACCACCACCGTCTATGACTACGCGGATCGTCCGGTCGACACTTACGGTCCCGCGCCGGCTTCGTGCTTCAACGGGCAGCTGCCCTCAGTGTGCCCAGGCGGCATGGGGCACGCGCACAACGGTTACGACGAGGGTATCAACAGCCTGTCGGTGGCCTGGTACGACAACGACCAGCTCACCGGCGCGCCGAAGACCTACACCACGGGCCTCGGTACCGCTGACGGGACGCTGGTCAAGAACTGGGGCACCGCAGCGCCGGCGGCAAACATCCCGGCCGACCACTTCGCCCTGCGCGCCACCGGCGACATCGCGTTCCCAACGGCCGGCGACTACACCTTGCGCCTTCTCGCCGACGACGGAGTCCGGGTCTGGATCGACGACCAGCTGATCATCGATGACTGGCGCAACACGACGCCCGCGTGGCGCCAAGGTGTCGTGCACAGCGACAGCGCGGGCCAGACGAAGCGAATCCGCATCGACTACTACGAATTCGATCAGACCGCGCAGCTGGAATTGCACTGGACTACGCCGTCCGGCACCCAGCAGCCGGTCCCGGGCAGCCAGTTGCTCCCCCGTTACGGGTTGAAGACGTCGACCAGTTCGGCGGAATCGGACGGCGTCCAGGACAAGAGCGGTGCCACCAAGTACGGCGAGGACGGTCTTGACCCGATTTACGGCTTGGCGAGTTCCAGCCGGGCGAACCCGAGCGGTCTCAACCTGTCGGGAGGGGCTTCCTACGAGGTCCCCGGCGCTGGCTACCTCCGCAAGGTCGGCAAGACGATGCCGACCGGGGCGAAGACGACCTACACCTATTACGGCGACACCGAAACCCGCATCAATCCCTGCCAGCCGGGGATACCTGCGATCAACCAAGGCGGGATGCCGAAGCTGACGACGGCTCCCACGCCCGCGGCAGGACCGGCCCGGGTCGACGAACAGGTCTACGACGCGTCCGGACGTGTGGTCGCCGAGGCGACCGGCGGTCCCTGGACCTGCACGAGCTACGACGCGCGCGATCGGCCGCTGGAGGAGAAGGTGCCGGCGGGCCAGGATGCGCCCGCTCGCATCGTCAGCCACGACTACGCGGTCGGGGGTGACCCACTGACGACTTCGGTTTCCGACGACAAGGGCGTCATCACGACGACGACGGATTTCCTTGGTCGGGTGACCGGGTACACCGATGTCAACGGTGTACGCACCACGACGGCCTACGACCGGGTCGGCCGGGTCAGCTCCTCCACGGTCACACCTCCGAACCAGGCTGATGCAGCTCACACGATCACGCCCGCCTACGACGATGCAGGCCTGGTCGTGACTCAAAAACTCGACGGTCAAGTGCTGGCCACCGCCGGCTATGACTCTGCAGGCGAGCTGTCGACAGTCACGTACGGCAACGGGAGTGCGCTCGCGTCCGTCACCAAGGACAACGGTGCCCGAGTCCTGGGCCTGGGTTGGCGGACCGGAGACGGCCGGGACGTGGTGTCCCAGGTCGGCAGGACCGCCGGTGGAACCATCATCGACGAGTCGCTCGCGGGAAGCGATGCGCGGCCAAACGCGCCGAATTACCTCTACGACGGTGTCGGACGGCTGACCGAGGCCTATGTCCCCGGGCACCACTACACCTACGACTACACCGCGGCCGCGTCCGCTTCGTGCCCGACGGGGACGCAGGCGAACGCGAGGCTGAACACCAACCGCGTGCGGCTGGTGGACGAAACCTCGACCGGATCGGCCGAGACGCGCTACTGCTATGACGCCGCCGACCGGCTGATCGCCACCGAAGGGGCCACCGCACTCGGCTCGTTCGGCTACGACGCGGACGGCAACACTACGGGCTGGAAAGCCGCGGACGGCAGCACGACCTCCCTGACCTGGGACGGCTCCGACCGCAACATCGGCGTGAAGACCGTCGGGCCGAACGCTGCCCTCAACGCCGACATCAGCTACGTCCGCGACGCGACGAGCCGCATCGTCCGCCGCGATCCGCGCGACTGCGACAACAACACAGTCGTCCGCTTCGGCTACACGGGCGACGGGGACACCGCCGATCTGACCATGAACGCCGACGGCAGGCTCACCAGCTTGTCCCTCACCCTGCCGGGTGGCGTTCTGTATGTCAGCAAGGTCGGCTCGGATGGGGCGTTCACTCCGACCTACGATCACCCATCTGTTCGCGGCGACCTGGTCCTGACGACTGATGCGGCCGGCCGGCAGGCCGGTGGCCTGCGCACCTTCGATCCCTACGGCCAGCCGCTCGACGCAGCGGGTGGCGTCGACACGCAGAACGTGCCCGACAACTCGCCGGGCGCGATGGATTACGGCTGGCTCGGCCAGTACCAGCGGCCCTACGAACACACGGGGGCATTGTCGCTGGTCCAGATGGGAGCACGTCCCTACAGCCCGCTGCTCGGGCGATTCCTGTCCGTCGATCCGGTCGACGGCGGATCCGCCAACGACTACGACTACGTCGTAGGCGATCCGATCAACGCGCAGGACCTCGACGGCAAGATGTGGGGTTGGCTCAAGGCCGCGGTGAGCGTCGTCACCAAGGTCGCCGAAGTCGCCTCCTTCATCCCCGGCCCGATCGGAGCCGTCGCCAGCGCCGTGGCGTCGGCCGGCAACTTCGCCCAGGGGAACGTCGCGGCCGGTATTTCCTATGCGCTGGGGGCGGTGACGTGGGGTGTGACGCGGTACACCCGGCTTGTCGGCAACATCGTGGCCAAGACGCGGACGATGGGTTTCATGAGCCGGAGGTTCGGTTCGAGTTCGGCCATGCCGAACGAGATCCGTAACGCCTACCGGGGTGCCGGCCATTCCGGAACGTGGAACAAGAGGACGGCCAAGGTGTTCAGGATAGGCTGGAGCGTAGGGAAGCATCCCAAGAACTCGACTTTCCGGGTCGGCCTGCCGTTCCTCAGCAAGCGGTTCCGGCACTACCACATCATGAAGGGGCCCAGGCGTTACTGA